In one Mycobacterium sp. NBC_00419 genomic region, the following are encoded:
- a CDS encoding TetR/AcrR family transcriptional regulator yields the protein MIQAAKEELAERGFEAFSMRSVARRAGVSRPSLALRWPDRDALIIDTLDRLTEWPEPDPAASVRAEIDVIIAHVAALMNPSMLGIQLRLIADAPRHPQLFKAFRDQVIAKAGHRLTALLDRAVGEGELPHGIDTHWYADALIGVVFMRTIRSPGLKPPSRESQRRIVDAMWSTAIQRR from the coding sequence GTGATCCAGGCGGCCAAGGAGGAACTAGCCGAGCGCGGATTCGAGGCGTTCAGCATGCGCAGCGTCGCCCGGCGCGCGGGGGTGTCGCGGCCGAGCCTGGCCTTGCGATGGCCCGATCGCGACGCGCTGATCATTGACACTCTTGACCGGCTGACCGAATGGCCGGAGCCCGATCCGGCCGCCAGCGTCCGCGCGGAGATTGACGTGATCATCGCTCACGTCGCCGCGCTGATGAACCCCTCTATGTTGGGAATACAGCTGCGGCTGATCGCCGATGCCCCGCGCCACCCGCAACTGTTCAAGGCCTTTCGCGACCAGGTCATCGCCAAGGCCGGGCACCGGTTGACGGCCTTGCTGGATCGTGCCGTCGGTGAGGGGGAGTTGCCGCATGGCATCGACACCCACTGGTATGCCGACGCCCTCATCGGTGTGGTGTTCATGCGTACGATCCGATCGCCCGGGCTCAAACCGCCATCACGGGAATCGCAGCGCCGCATCGTCGACGCCATGTGGTCGACGGCCATTCAACGGCGGTGA
- a CDS encoding MaoC family dehydratase: MKTLDSIDEVLGSLGADLGTSDWVQIDQQRIDLFAEATGDHQWIHVDVERAKAESPYGSTIAHGFLTLSMIPILSKDLFVVRGAKLAVNYGLNKVRFVSPVPAGSRIRLHSEVAAVDKTGDNTVNLTVRHTVQIDGNDKPAAVAELIARYVF; this comes from the coding sequence GTGAAAACATTGGATTCGATCGACGAGGTGCTCGGGTCGCTCGGCGCGGACCTCGGCACCAGTGACTGGGTTCAGATCGACCAGCAGCGCATCGACCTGTTCGCCGAGGCGACGGGTGATCACCAGTGGATCCATGTCGATGTCGAGCGGGCAAAAGCCGAGAGTCCGTACGGATCGACCATCGCCCATGGTTTCCTCACGCTGTCGATGATCCCCATCCTCAGCAAGGACTTGTTCGTCGTCCGGGGCGCGAAGCTGGCTGTCAACTACGGATTGAACAAGGTTCGGTTCGTTTCCCCGGTCCCGGCGGGTAGTCGCATCCGGCTGCATTCCGAGGTTGCGGCCGTCGACAAGACCGGCGACAACACGGTCAATTTGACCGTTCGGCACACCGTTCAGATCGACGGCAACGACAAGCCTGCCGCGGTCGCCGAACTGATTGCGCGCTACGTGTTCTGA
- a CDS encoding Zn-ribbon domain-containing OB-fold protein has product MTQMIAEGLFRTEGDRTVLIGSRRSAGAPVKFPAEADFLLDGDGSIEKIELSTQGTLYTFTTQEFVPPLPYKGDRSPEKFARYIVGYVELPEGLLVEGLVVGVEPEQLRIGQSMVTTTTTFHTADGESLSTYAFTPA; this is encoded by the coding sequence ATGACGCAGATGATCGCCGAAGGACTTTTCCGCACCGAGGGTGACCGGACGGTCCTGATCGGATCCCGCCGTAGTGCCGGTGCCCCGGTCAAGTTCCCCGCCGAAGCCGACTTCCTACTCGACGGCGACGGGTCGATCGAGAAGATCGAGCTCTCCACCCAGGGCACGCTGTACACCTTCACCACGCAGGAGTTCGTGCCGCCGCTGCCCTACAAGGGCGACCGGTCCCCGGAGAAGTTCGCCCGCTACATCGTTGGTTATGTCGAACTACCCGAGGGGCTGCTCGTCGAGGGTCTGGTAGTCGGCGTGGAACCCGAACAGCTGCGCATCGGACAGTCGATGGTGACCACCACCACGACCTTCCACACCGCTGACGGGGAATCGTTGTCGACCTATGCCTTCACCCCTGCCTGA
- a CDS encoding class I adenylate-forming enzyme family protein, which produces MTPQTVGAVLHAAAQDHPARPALQWFAGGELTSLTWRDMVTLAEAGAAALRTAPHSDAPVALWGPNSPAWVVLFYAAALSGRPLVPINPNLTDAEVAVLLADSRASTVLAAGELVGRGERLGHGAAGDIEVLDLQDWYGRLAVADSVSVDNSGSAHVRPTDPFLIQYTSGTTGTPKGAVLTHAACLEAAHSMALHLRLNDHEIWCSPVPLHHVGGSIAMALAPATMAGTYVMVADFAAGSFVSAAHESRATLLGGVPTLFLRILDDPELSRVQLPALSAVIVGGASIAPDLVQRLELHFGVPAAVFYGQSEGPVLTATDLHDPPSIKADTVGRPLPNRQVRIVDPVSGDPLAVGETGEIVVRTPTAMCEYLNRPDQTAQTIDADGWLHTGDLGCLDATGLLRFRGRLKEMIVRGGENVYAVEVENAIASHPDVDLVAVVGLPDERFGEIVAAAVIPVPGSSLSAEQLTRHVEGTLAPFKRPVRWHITDQLPMTASGKVQKFRIVEAMADEDVL; this is translated from the coding sequence ATGACACCGCAAACAGTTGGCGCCGTGCTGCACGCGGCCGCGCAGGATCATCCTGCGCGGCCGGCGCTGCAGTGGTTCGCGGGCGGCGAGCTGACGAGCCTGACGTGGCGGGACATGGTCACCCTGGCCGAGGCGGGTGCTGCCGCGCTGCGGACCGCGCCGCACAGCGACGCCCCGGTTGCGCTGTGGGGCCCGAACTCGCCGGCCTGGGTGGTGCTGTTCTACGCCGCGGCGTTGTCCGGGCGCCCGCTCGTGCCGATCAACCCCAACCTCACCGACGCCGAAGTGGCGGTCCTGCTTGCCGACAGCCGGGCAAGCACGGTGCTGGCCGCCGGCGAGTTGGTTGGCCGGGGCGAGCGGCTCGGCCACGGTGCCGCCGGCGATATCGAGGTTCTCGACCTGCAGGACTGGTACGGCCGCCTCGCTGTCGCGGACTCAGTCTCGGTTGACAACTCCGGCTCGGCGCACGTTCGCCCGACCGATCCGTTCCTGATCCAGTACACCTCAGGCACCACGGGTACTCCCAAGGGGGCCGTGCTGACGCATGCGGCATGCCTGGAGGCTGCCCACTCGATGGCGTTACACCTGCGCCTCAATGATCACGAAATCTGGTGCAGCCCTGTGCCCTTGCATCATGTCGGCGGATCCATCGCGATGGCGCTCGCTCCGGCGACAATGGCCGGAACCTATGTCATGGTCGCCGATTTCGCCGCCGGGAGCTTCGTGTCGGCAGCGCACGAATCCCGCGCAACCCTCTTGGGCGGTGTCCCGACATTGTTCCTCCGAATTCTCGACGACCCCGAACTGTCGCGGGTCCAGTTGCCTGCGCTCAGTGCAGTCATCGTCGGGGGAGCCTCGATCGCACCCGATCTGGTGCAGCGCCTGGAGCTCCATTTCGGCGTCCCGGCCGCGGTGTTCTACGGCCAAAGCGAGGGTCCGGTACTCACCGCCACCGATCTGCACGACCCACCCTCGATCAAGGCAGACACGGTGGGGCGCCCCTTGCCCAACCGGCAGGTGCGGATCGTCGATCCCGTCTCCGGGGACCCACTGGCGGTCGGTGAGACGGGGGAGATCGTCGTTCGAACGCCGACGGCTATGTGCGAGTACCTGAACCGTCCCGATCAGACAGCGCAGACGATCGACGCCGACGGATGGCTGCACACCGGCGACCTGGGTTGTCTGGATGCCACCGGCCTGTTGCGTTTCCGGGGCCGGCTCAAGGAAATGATCGTGCGGGGCGGCGAGAACGTCTACGCCGTGGAGGTGGAGAACGCCATCGCCTCGCATCCCGATGTCGATCTGGTGGCCGTGGTAGGGCTGCCGGACGAGCGCTTCGGAGAGATCGTGGCGGCCGCGGTGATTCCGGTCCCGGGATCGTCGCTGTCCGCTGAGCAGCTGACCCGCCATGTCGAAGGCACGCTGGCACCGTTCAAACGTCCGGTCCGATGGCACATCACCGACCAACTGCCGATGACCGCCTCGGGGAAGGTGCAGAAGTTCCGCATCGTCGAGGCGATGGCCGACGAGGACGTTCTGTGA
- a CDS encoding amidohydrolase family protein gives MALIQDTVGPLPYKLTDFDQHSYESTDCFTRFMPKAKLDSAVHLVDMPSGHQALLANDRLVTAFEKEHDLSKAYVPGSLVEMLTQRASGNASDAERFFEPLQKEYLDRDARVVQLGEQQIEKAIMYPGGWALLAEPFLKDDVDALYDNYESFNKWINEDWGFNYQDTIYAPALLSLRDLDRAVAELDRVLAAGAKFIVLPCGPVYGRSPGDPYFDPFWARLNEAKAVVCYHIAENHYQEHVASQWGWKMGPPFQFSAWQWQNTYGERPITDTLSALIFDNIFGRFPDLRVVVSEYGASWVPHFISHMDKSRGMARLGPWLGGQLTERPSTIFKRHVNVVPYPEDDTVKIADELGTTECLVMGSDWPHAEGLREPAEMYLRVEGLGEQRRKEFTRDNGLDLFDN, from the coding sequence ATGGCGCTCATTCAGGACACTGTCGGCCCGCTGCCCTACAAGCTGACCGACTTTGACCAGCATTCCTACGAATCCACCGATTGCTTCACCCGGTTCATGCCCAAGGCCAAGCTGGATTCGGCGGTCCACCTGGTGGACATGCCCAGCGGGCACCAGGCGCTACTGGCCAACGATCGGCTCGTCACTGCCTTCGAGAAGGAGCACGATCTCTCGAAGGCCTACGTTCCCGGATCGTTGGTGGAGATGCTGACCCAGCGCGCGTCGGGCAACGCCAGCGACGCCGAGCGGTTCTTCGAACCTCTCCAGAAGGAGTATCTCGACCGCGACGCGCGGGTCGTCCAACTCGGTGAGCAGCAGATCGAGAAGGCCATCATGTATCCCGGTGGCTGGGCGCTGTTGGCCGAGCCGTTCCTCAAGGATGACGTCGACGCGCTCTACGACAACTACGAATCCTTCAACAAGTGGATCAACGAGGACTGGGGCTTCAACTACCAGGACACGATCTACGCGCCGGCGCTGCTGTCGCTGCGTGACCTCGACCGCGCCGTCGCCGAGCTGGACCGGGTGCTCGCCGCAGGTGCGAAGTTCATCGTCCTGCCGTGCGGCCCGGTGTACGGGCGCAGCCCGGGTGACCCCTACTTCGACCCGTTCTGGGCCAGGCTCAACGAGGCCAAAGCCGTCGTCTGCTACCACATCGCAGAGAATCACTACCAGGAACACGTGGCCTCGCAGTGGGGCTGGAAGATGGGTCCGCCGTTCCAGTTCTCCGCCTGGCAGTGGCAGAACACCTACGGGGAGCGGCCGATCACCGACACCCTCTCGGCGCTGATCTTCGACAACATCTTCGGCCGATTCCCGGACTTGCGCGTGGTGGTCAGTGAATACGGCGCATCCTGGGTCCCGCACTTCATTTCCCACATGGACAAGAGCCGTGGGATGGCCCGGCTGGGTCCGTGGCTGGGCGGTCAGCTCACCGAGCGTCCCAGCACGATTTTCAAGCGGCACGTCAACGTGGTGCCCTATCCCGAGGACGACACGGTCAAGATCGCCGACGAGTTGGGCACCACCGAGTGCCTGGTGATGGGATCGGACTGGCCGCACGCCGAAGGGCTGCGGGAACCCGCCGAGATGTATCTGCGGGTGGAGGGACTCGGTGAGCAGAGGCGCAAGGAGTTCACCCGCGACAACGGGTTGGACCTGTTCGACAACTAG
- a CDS encoding enoyl-CoA hydratase/isomerase family protein, with amino-acid sequence MTTTESSTLPGYEDLAPSLLVEKVGAVHVVRINRPQAYNAVDEALHHAMTKIWRVLLNDDDVRAVVITGSGKAFSAGGDMVMFDRLIEDPVARAQQIAEAKVVFTEVINFSKPLVSAVNGPAVGLGCSIALLSDLVIMGENSYLADPHVAVGLTAGDGGAAMLPLLIGLTKAKQYVMLGDRITAKDAEQLGLAIEVVADDAVLEKALALGERLAALPAQALRSTKIAMNMHLSRAALGVLEYALAEEFVSFSTPEFQERVAAFRSKSK; translated from the coding sequence ATGACCACCACCGAATCCTCCACTCTCCCGGGCTACGAGGATCTCGCGCCCTCGCTTCTGGTCGAGAAGGTAGGCGCCGTGCATGTTGTGCGGATCAACCGCCCGCAGGCCTACAACGCGGTCGACGAGGCGCTTCACCATGCGATGACGAAGATCTGGCGTGTGCTGCTCAACGACGACGATGTTCGTGCGGTGGTCATCACCGGCTCCGGAAAGGCCTTCTCGGCCGGCGGCGACATGGTCATGTTCGACAGGTTGATCGAAGACCCAGTGGCCCGCGCGCAGCAGATCGCCGAGGCAAAGGTGGTCTTCACCGAGGTCATCAATTTCAGCAAGCCGCTGGTGTCGGCGGTCAATGGTCCGGCCGTTGGGCTAGGTTGCTCGATCGCCCTGCTGTCCGACCTCGTGATCATGGGCGAGAACTCGTATCTGGCCGATCCGCACGTCGCGGTCGGTCTGACCGCCGGTGACGGCGGAGCTGCGATGCTCCCGCTGCTGATCGGCCTGACCAAGGCCAAGCAGTACGTCATGCTGGGGGATCGGATCACCGCCAAGGATGCCGAGCAGCTCGGTTTGGCGATCGAGGTCGTCGCTGACGATGCGGTACTGGAGAAGGCTCTGGCGCTCGGCGAGCGGTTGGCCGCGTTGCCGGCCCAGGCGCTGCGCTCGACGAAGATCGCTATGAACATGCATCTGAGCCGTGCCGCCCTCGGGGTTCTCGAATACGCGCTTGCCGAAGAGTTCGTCTCCTTCTCCACGCCGGAGTTCCAGGAGCGCGTGGCCGCCTTCCGGTCCAAGTCGAAGTAG
- a CDS encoding class I adenylate-forming enzyme family protein yields the protein MSGNPAATLGDLIGANAQRFPDTVAYRVVDQSITHAELACRATRLASAMARSGVRRQDRVVLFGQNSVEFCEVLAAGHLSGIIIATPNWRWSLAEVRAAIDLVGPVMVFYDPEYAGLIASAVEDLQLPGGTVCFGTDYEEFLNTGGDELPFAARADDIALLLFTSGTTGGAKCCIEGQREFLGILHTMNNTMRTCSTDRVLINMPMCHIGAMAIAGGVHVGGGTVVLQRQFDVREALDIAEQQQITVLHLAPVMLQRLLGEAGAQDALATVRTVVYSAAPITVPLLRRALEMLPQARFVNMYGQTEGIVSGLPAELHTTDSARELGSVGFPFPDVRVRVVDGEGRDVKVEVPGEIVMQSGTMFRGYWNDHCATLDAVRDGWYHTGDIGCFDTRGLLHLIDRKKDVIITGGENVYSPEVENALSGIAGVAECAVVGVPDERFGEVVCAAVVPTAETSLTLESIVQELADGMARYKIPRRLVIVDALPRLGSGKIDKKRLRADLAAGSLG from the coding sequence ATGTCCGGAAACCCAGCCGCCACCCTGGGTGATCTGATCGGTGCGAACGCGCAACGATTCCCGGACACCGTGGCCTACCGGGTCGTCGACCAGTCGATCACCCATGCCGAACTTGCCTGTCGGGCAACCCGGTTAGCCTCGGCGATGGCACGGTCCGGCGTCCGGCGCCAAGACCGTGTCGTGCTGTTCGGTCAGAACAGTGTCGAGTTCTGTGAGGTGCTCGCCGCCGGGCACCTCAGCGGCATCATCATTGCGACGCCCAACTGGCGGTGGTCACTCGCCGAAGTGCGAGCCGCCATCGACCTGGTGGGACCCGTCATGGTGTTCTACGACCCCGAATACGCCGGACTCATCGCATCAGCCGTCGAGGACCTCCAACTGCCCGGCGGGACCGTATGTTTCGGAACCGACTACGAGGAGTTTCTGAACACCGGCGGTGACGAACTCCCGTTCGCCGCAAGGGCCGACGATATTGCGCTGCTGTTGTTCACCAGCGGGACTACTGGCGGAGCCAAGTGCTGTATCGAAGGGCAGCGGGAGTTCCTCGGGATCCTGCACACCATGAACAACACCATGCGCACCTGCAGCACCGACCGGGTACTGATCAACATGCCGATGTGCCACATCGGTGCGATGGCGATTGCCGGGGGAGTGCACGTAGGCGGCGGAACCGTGGTGCTGCAGCGGCAGTTCGACGTCCGAGAAGCTCTGGATATAGCTGAGCAACAACAGATTACGGTGCTGCATTTGGCACCGGTGATGCTTCAGCGCCTCCTCGGCGAAGCCGGCGCGCAGGACGCGCTGGCGACCGTGCGCACAGTTGTGTACTCGGCAGCACCGATCACGGTGCCGTTGCTTCGACGGGCGCTCGAGATGCTGCCGCAAGCGCGCTTTGTCAACATGTACGGCCAGACCGAAGGCATCGTGTCCGGACTCCCCGCAGAACTGCACACCACCGATTCGGCGCGGGAACTCGGGTCGGTCGGCTTTCCCTTTCCGGATGTGCGCGTCCGCGTCGTGGATGGCGAAGGCCGCGACGTCAAGGTCGAAGTCCCGGGTGAGATTGTCATGCAGTCGGGGACGATGTTCAGAGGCTATTGGAACGATCACTGCGCGACTCTGGACGCCGTTCGTGACGGCTGGTATCACACCGGTGATATCGGGTGCTTCGACACGCGGGGCTTGCTGCACCTGATCGACCGCAAGAAAGACGTGATCATCACCGGCGGTGAGAACGTCTACTCGCCGGAAGTCGAGAACGCCCTCAGCGGGATCGCCGGGGTAGCGGAATGCGCTGTGGTCGGTGTTCCCGATGAGCGGTTCGGCGAGGTGGTGTGCGCGGCTGTCGTGCCCACCGCCGAGACCAGCCTGACATTGGAGTCGATCGTGCAAGAACTTGCCGATGGCATGGCGCGCTACAAGATTCCACGCCGACTGGTCATCGTCGACGCGTTGCCCAGGTTGGGTAGCGGCAAGATTGACAAGAAGCGGCTACGCGCAGACCTTGCCGCCGGCAGTCTCGGATGA
- a CDS encoding thiolase C-terminal domain-containing protein, whose product MRNVAIVGAGMTPFGEHFGLGIKDLVPMAYAAAAAHVDKGIDKSEIEAAWFGELATTDGFPSGILADTLDLVDIPVSRVENACATGNDAVRNATLAIASGLYDVALVVGADKVRETATNVTFWEWAAFTRDSAWDYPLGLVAPANFALHVNRYLHESPATKEHMAMIAVKNHFHALTNPYAQLRYEITVEQALAAPMVVDPFGLYDCTPQSDGAAALFLAAEDVVDRYTDRPVWVRGVGLGLDRVMHQHKGDMTTFPPTVRAAKAAMKMAGITPKDIDVAEVHDCFTGVELISYEDLGFAERHQAYKLVESRENYVGGSIPINPSGGLKAKGHPPGATGVAQCFELFNQLRGDAENQVDGARVGLAHNIGGPTAVAAITVLSSAKN is encoded by the coding sequence GTGAGGAACGTCGCCATCGTCGGGGCCGGAATGACACCCTTTGGTGAGCATTTCGGCCTCGGTATCAAAGACCTGGTGCCCATGGCGTACGCCGCCGCTGCCGCACATGTGGACAAAGGTATCGACAAGAGCGAAATCGAGGCAGCCTGGTTCGGTGAGCTGGCCACCACCGACGGCTTCCCGTCCGGGATCCTAGCAGACACTCTCGACCTGGTCGACATTCCCGTCTCCCGTGTCGAAAATGCCTGCGCTACAGGCAATGACGCCGTACGCAACGCGACCCTGGCCATCGCCTCCGGCTTGTACGACGTGGCGCTGGTGGTCGGCGCGGACAAGGTGCGTGAGACCGCGACCAACGTGACGTTCTGGGAATGGGCGGCGTTCACCCGCGACAGCGCGTGGGACTACCCACTCGGACTGGTCGCACCGGCCAACTTCGCCTTGCATGTCAATCGCTATCTGCACGAGTCGCCCGCCACCAAGGAACACATGGCGATGATTGCGGTGAAGAACCACTTCCATGCGCTGACGAATCCCTATGCGCAATTGCGCTACGAGATCACCGTTGAGCAGGCGTTGGCCGCGCCGATGGTGGTCGACCCGTTCGGCTTGTATGACTGCACACCGCAGAGCGACGGGGCCGCCGCGTTGTTCCTGGCCGCCGAGGATGTCGTCGACCGCTACACCGACCGCCCGGTCTGGGTGCGTGGTGTCGGCCTGGGCCTCGACCGGGTCATGCACCAGCACAAGGGCGATATGACGACGTTCCCGCCCACCGTGCGCGCCGCCAAGGCGGCGATGAAGATGGCGGGTATCACCCCGAAGGACATCGACGTCGCCGAGGTGCATGACTGCTTTACCGGGGTCGAACTGATCAGCTACGAGGATCTCGGCTTCGCCGAGCGCCATCAGGCCTACAAGCTTGTCGAGTCCCGGGAGAACTACGTCGGCGGGTCGATCCCGATCAATCCCAGTGGCGGTCTGAAGGCCAAGGGGCATCCACCGGGTGCCACTGGTGTGGCGCAGTGCTTCGAGCTGTTCAATCAACTACGCGGCGACGCCGAAAATCAGGTCGATGGAGCCCGGGTGGGCCTGGCTCACAACATCGGCGGACCCACGGCCGTGGCGGCCATCACCGTTTTATCCTCGGCCAAGAACTGA
- a CDS encoding mycofactocin-coupled SDR family oxidoreductase has protein sequence MGALDGKVAVITGAARGQGRSHAVALAREGAAVIAIDICAQIPSVEYPMATPDDLAETVAQVHGVGGRIIAAQADVRDLDALRTVIADAESHLGSVDIVIANAGIAPVGLPGQDSVTQFNDVIDVNLRGVYNTVKATVGSLITKGSGSIVLVSSTQGLKGTGGHGAGGGLGYACAKHALVGMMRSLANWLGPQGIRVNSIHPTGVATPMIQNSVMEGFFAAADPSVFESTKNLLPVPWVQPEDISNAVLYLVCDTGRYVTGVALPVDAGFSAR, from the coding sequence GTGGGCGCGTTGGACGGCAAGGTCGCAGTCATCACCGGTGCCGCTCGTGGTCAGGGCCGCAGTCATGCCGTGGCGTTGGCCCGTGAGGGTGCGGCCGTGATCGCCATCGACATCTGCGCGCAGATCCCGTCCGTGGAGTATCCGATGGCGACCCCCGACGACCTGGCCGAGACGGTGGCGCAGGTGCACGGAGTCGGCGGCCGGATCATCGCGGCACAAGCCGACGTGCGCGACCTCGACGCACTGCGGACGGTGATCGCCGACGCCGAGAGCCACCTGGGCTCGGTCGACATCGTCATCGCGAATGCGGGCATCGCGCCGGTCGGCCTCCCCGGGCAGGATTCGGTGACGCAATTCAATGACGTCATCGACGTCAACCTCAGGGGTGTCTACAACACGGTCAAGGCGACGGTCGGCAGCCTCATCACCAAGGGATCGGGCTCGATCGTCCTGGTGAGTTCCACGCAGGGCCTCAAGGGCACCGGCGGACATGGCGCCGGCGGCGGTCTGGGCTATGCCTGCGCCAAGCACGCCCTGGTCGGCATGATGCGGAGCCTCGCGAATTGGCTTGGACCTCAAGGCATTCGGGTCAACTCGATTCATCCCACCGGAGTCGCGACGCCGATGATCCAGAATTCCGTGATGGAGGGGTTCTTCGCCGCGGCCGATCCCAGCGTGTTCGAAAGCACCAAGAACCTGCTGCCGGTCCCGTGGGTGCAACCCGAGGACATCTCGAACGCGGTGCTCTACCTCGTCTGCGACACCGGGCGGTACGTCACCGGGGTGGCACTGCCCGTCGACGCGGGATTCTCGGCGCGCTGA
- a CDS encoding OB-fold domain-containing protein, giving the protein MAVISAIGTYLPPWVVGKRRVAGPDEDALTMAVAAGRAADPGATASRVVLVSRDFPLLEGGNAAVLLAGLSLSPATVVAEVLGGAAAVVDQIALAEASTLVIAADHNARSSAAAAVLTGTDGEAPSLSPVSRNVRSLPLIARGADGVRHVYVDPRLQREVGMSETLARLDLAGDDNVVSVLAGVAAAQLGNRFDTSSAAADSTESAAAVIRLLADALEARRSGLVIGFDQSTAAMARLDAGTSDVRIARDEVDAAELPKTTVADGNGIPISLPAYSRAFEPKLYWEAAVFEESKGIDSTPVFPPRMRTNDAGTLVSDYTRVPLPRSGSVYTLSTIRIPVPDLPSPYSLAIIALDGSPLRVLLKVTGVPAGEVHIGQPGAVVLRRIALRSGIPDYGYMFWPGKLPVSQEVPA; this is encoded by the coding sequence ATGGCGGTGATCAGCGCGATCGGCACGTACCTGCCGCCGTGGGTGGTGGGCAAGCGTCGGGTCGCCGGACCGGACGAGGACGCGCTCACCATGGCGGTCGCTGCCGGCCGGGCGGCGGACCCGGGTGCGACGGCGAGCCGAGTAGTCCTGGTCTCACGTGATTTTCCGCTGCTCGAAGGTGGCAATGCCGCTGTACTACTCGCGGGCCTGTCGCTGAGCCCGGCGACTGTGGTTGCTGAGGTGCTCGGCGGCGCGGCCGCCGTCGTCGATCAGATTGCCCTCGCCGAGGCGAGCACGCTGGTCATCGCCGCCGACCACAACGCCCGTAGCTCCGCAGCTGCGGCCGTGCTCACCGGAACCGATGGCGAGGCGCCGAGCCTGTCGCCGGTCTCGCGCAACGTTCGAAGCCTGCCGCTGATCGCCCGCGGTGCCGATGGGGTTCGCCACGTCTATGTCGACCCGCGGCTGCAGCGCGAGGTCGGCATGTCGGAGACTCTGGCCCGCCTCGACCTGGCCGGCGACGACAACGTTGTGAGCGTGCTGGCCGGGGTCGCTGCGGCGCAGTTGGGCAACCGATTCGATACGTCCTCTGCCGCAGCTGATTCCACCGAATCAGCCGCTGCCGTCATTCGGCTGCTTGCCGATGCGCTCGAGGCGCGCCGCAGCGGATTGGTCATCGGCTTCGACCAGTCGACGGCGGCCATGGCCCGCCTGGATGCCGGGACATCCGATGTTCGGATCGCCCGGGACGAGGTGGATGCCGCCGAGTTGCCCAAGACCACGGTGGCCGACGGCAACGGTATTCCGATCTCACTGCCGGCCTACAGCCGCGCGTTCGAGCCCAAGCTCTACTGGGAGGCCGCGGTATTCGAGGAGAGCAAGGGCATCGACTCGACACCGGTGTTCCCACCCCGAATGCGCACCAACGACGCCGGCACACTGGTATCGGACTACACCCGGGTACCGCTGCCGCGCAGCGGATCGGTCTACACCCTGTCCACCATTCGTATCCCGGTGCCTGACCTGCCGAGCCCGTACTCCCTGGCCATCATCGCCCTCGACGGCAGCCCGCTTCGGGTGTTGCTCAAGGTAACCGGAGTGCCCGCTGGAGAGGTCCACATCGGCCAGCCCGGCGCGGTGGTGCTGAGGCGCATTGCACTGAGATCCGGCATTCCCGATTACGGATACATGTTCTGGCCCGGAAAGCTGCCCGTATCGCAGGAGGTGCCCGCGTGA
- a CDS encoding PaaI family thioesterase — MSIADLDGAGAYDIDVPDGIRLRLGMRTSEYDEKRGVLTMHMLLGDTRSPLTGEHSLGSALVLADTIGSAAAFGLRGRGWPVTTELVLHVDPAFAGGPPTAEVAASCELVGASASRARSRYELRLDGRAFASGSATMAFVAGAEVCNARPAESLSDPRTARLAELLAVEPAEGGDRAELRQRVDPMLLNATGHVHGGVAASGLALVAEAAVNAGAGDDCFRVATIAVNYIRPFACDPVGGYRAAVVRSGASLAIADAVATGATGKDAVLARATFYR; from the coding sequence GTGAGCATCGCGGATCTCGACGGTGCCGGGGCATACGACATCGATGTCCCGGACGGCATCCGTCTGCGCTTGGGCATGCGAACCTCGGAGTACGACGAGAAACGTGGTGTGCTGACGATGCACATGCTGCTCGGCGACACACGGTCTCCGCTCACCGGCGAGCACTCCTTGGGCTCGGCACTCGTCCTCGCCGACACCATCGGTTCGGCCGCCGCATTCGGGTTACGTGGCCGCGGGTGGCCGGTCACCACCGAACTCGTGCTGCACGTGGATCCCGCCTTCGCCGGTGGACCGCCGACCGCCGAGGTTGCGGCCAGCTGCGAGCTGGTGGGGGCCTCGGCATCACGGGCCCGATCCCGATACGAATTGCGGCTTGACGGCCGGGCGTTCGCCAGCGGTTCGGCAACCATGGCCTTCGTCGCCGGTGCCGAGGTGTGCAATGCCCGACCGGCAGAGTCCCTGTCCGATCCCAGGACGGCCCGCCTTGCGGAGTTGTTGGCCGTGGAGCCGGCCGAAGGGGGTGATCGAGCAGAGTTGCGTCAGCGGGTCGATCCCATGCTGCTCAACGCCACCGGCCACGTCCACGGCGGTGTCGCGGCGAGCGGTCTCGCGCTGGTCGCCGAAGCCGCCGTCAACGCTGGCGCCGGCGACGACTGTTTCCGGGTGGCGACAATCGCGGTCAACTACATCCGTCCGTTCGCCTGCGATCCCGTCGGCGGATATCGCGCGGCCGTTGTTCGTAGCGGCGCCTCGTTAGCGATCGCCGACGCCGTCGCGACCGGCGCGACCGGTAAGGATGCCGTGCTGGCCCGAGCGACGTTCTATCGCTGA